From the Desulfovibrio sp. JY genome, one window contains:
- a CDS encoding SpoIIE family protein phosphatase: MRLRWKFFLILLAFSLVPLVVVTGITRSYVAELGRAIAGEGRALISAIVKNELRQTAEDYALVLRRSKSAMDFSLTVLVTEAERALAGPPGKSGAAAEVYRAHDVASDKNAPPDLGQGENYAKRLADGGQERLAISNESPVVYRPPGARGKHGEDARLAELGPTFALLRSELGDLLLFASVTLADGSHVSFPGHAGYPADYDPRERPWYKAAKAAFTPHAPTGGAVIWNDPAVDAATGQVTLTLSKAMAGPDGSFIGVASLDVPLARVLQEQEIASQWSEAMRTFVVAPATDPRTGASALYVWAQRSYEQHAPDWKSVINFDRLTSDDAAGFEAFLATMERTKSGTADLPYKGEDAFWAFARLTNGSYFLCIVPKSMLSSLAQRAGQDILDATAAIVRLSGATMVVLLAAITLAAIAMTRVFLRPLLAMLGGWKRLAAGDFSARLDLRVGDERQELIDAFNEAGPMMADHLRLQRSLELAQEVQQNLLPAAPPAVPGLDIAGTAIACDETGGDYFDYRAVTRGQEICLDTAVGDVTGHGVPSALLMATARALLLATEDSETPAERVRRANRLLCRDVGDSGRFMTLVAMEIRPEVGEARYVRAGHDPAVLYDPETDAFEEWPGKGVPIGIDPAYPYAENVRPFACPGLVLTIGTDGIWESRGPSGEMYGKERFHNSIRRAAAGCAADILAAVLADLAAFRGDCRQEDDVTLVVVKKI, encoded by the coding sequence ATGCGGCTTCGTTGGAAATTTTTCCTCATCCTGCTGGCCTTCAGCCTCGTTCCCCTGGTGGTGGTCACGGGGATCACCCGGAGCTATGTCGCGGAGCTCGGCCGGGCCATCGCCGGAGAGGGGCGCGCACTCATCTCCGCCATCGTCAAAAACGAGCTGCGCCAGACGGCCGAGGACTACGCCCTGGTGCTGCGGCGTTCCAAAAGCGCCATGGATTTCAGCCTGACGGTGCTGGTGACCGAGGCCGAGCGGGCACTGGCCGGGCCGCCCGGGAAATCCGGGGCCGCCGCCGAGGTCTACCGGGCCCATGACGTGGCCTCGGACAAAAACGCGCCCCCGGACCTGGGGCAGGGCGAAAACTACGCCAAACGGCTGGCCGACGGCGGCCAGGAACGCCTGGCCATCAGCAACGAAAGCCCGGTCGTCTACCGCCCGCCCGGGGCCAGGGGAAAACACGGCGAGGACGCGCGGCTGGCCGAGCTTGGCCCCACCTTCGCCCTGCTGCGCTCCGAACTCGGCGACCTGCTCCTTTTCGCCTCGGTCACCCTGGCCGACGGCAGCCACGTGTCCTTTCCCGGCCATGCCGGCTATCCGGCCGACTACGACCCGCGCGAGCGCCCCTGGTACAAGGCGGCCAAGGCGGCCTTCACGCCCCATGCCCCGACGGGTGGGGCCGTGATCTGGAACGATCCGGCCGTGGACGCCGCCACCGGCCAGGTGACGCTGACCCTTTCCAAGGCCATGGCCGGCCCGGACGGGAGCTTCATCGGGGTGGCCAGCCTGGACGTGCCGCTCGCCCGGGTGCTCCAGGAACAGGAAATCGCCTCCCAGTGGTCCGAGGCCATGCGCACCTTCGTGGTGGCTCCGGCCACGGACCCGCGCACCGGGGCCTCGGCGCTCTACGTCTGGGCTCAGCGCTCCTACGAGCAGCATGCCCCGGACTGGAAGAGCGTGATCAATTTCGATCGGCTGACCTCCGACGACGCGGCCGGATTCGAGGCGTTCCTGGCCACCATGGAACGGACGAAATCCGGCACGGCCGATCTGCCCTACAAGGGCGAGGACGCCTTCTGGGCTTTCGCCCGGCTGACCAACGGGTCCTATTTCCTGTGCATCGTGCCCAAGTCCATGCTGTCCAGCCTGGCCCAGCGGGCCGGGCAGGACATCCTCGACGCCACGGCCGCCATCGTGCGCCTGTCCGGCGCGACCATGGTCGTCCTGCTGGCGGCCATTACCCTGGCCGCCATCGCCATGACCCGGGTCTTTCTGCGGCCCTTGCTCGCCATGCTCGGCGGTTGGAAACGGCTGGCGGCCGGCGATTTCTCGGCCCGCCTCGACCTGCGGGTCGGCGACGAGCGCCAGGAGCTCATCGACGCCTTCAACGAAGCCGGGCCGATGATGGCCGACCACCTGCGGCTGCAACGCTCCCTGGAACTGGCCCAGGAGGTGCAGCAAAACCTGCTGCCGGCCGCGCCGCCGGCGGTGCCGGGCCTGGACATCGCCGGCACGGCCATCGCCTGCGACGAGACCGGGGGCGATTATTTCGATTATCGGGCCGTGACCCGGGGCCAGGAGATCTGCCTGGACACGGCCGTCGGCGACGTGACCGGGCATGGCGTGCCTTCGGCGCTGCTCATGGCCACGGCCCGGGCCCTGCTCCTGGCCACCGAGGACAGCGAGACCCCGGCCGAACGCGTGCGCCGTGCCAACCGGCTGCTGTGCCGCGACGTGGGCGATTCGGGACGTTTCATGACGCTCGTCGCCATGGAAATCCGCCCCGAGGTCGGCGAAGCCCGCTATGTGCGCGCCGGCCACGATCCGGCCGTGCTCTACGACCCGGAAACGGACGCTTTCGAGGAATGGCCGGGCAAGGGCGTGCCCATCGGCATCGATCCGGCCTACCCCTATGCGGAAAACGTGCGGCCCTTTGCCTGCCCGGGACTCGTGCTGACCATCGGCACGGACGGCATATGGGAATCGCGCGGCCCGTCCGGGGAAATGTACGGCAAGGAACGCTTCCACAACTCGATCCGGCGCGCCGCCGCGGGCTGCGCCGCCGACATCCTGGCCGCCGTGCTCGCCGACCTGGCCGCCTTCCGGGGCGACTGCCGCCAGGAAGACGACGTGACCCTGGTCGTGGTGAAGAAGATTTAG
- a CDS encoding 3D domain-containing protein has translation MRVVSIVAITLFIAVAAHAAPHKNMSPKSHVPGKKIRATITVYTPSPRENNGPGTKSGTAIGTRIRPGIVAVSRDLLRAGWDYGDKVRIKGLGIFTIEDTMHQRYRRTIDVAVPNLAAAQKIGKLRNIEVTLLESEARDADS, from the coding sequence ATGAGAGTCGTTTCTATTGTTGCTATTACGTTGTTTATCGCTGTAGCAGCCCATGCCGCCCCGCATAAAAATATGTCCCCCAAAAGCCATGTCCCCGGGAAAAAAATCCGGGCCACCATCACCGTCTACACGCCCTCCCCCCGGGAAAATAACGGCCCCGGCACCAAATCCGGCACGGCCATCGGCACCCGCATCCGGCCGGGCATCGTGGCCGTCTCCCGCGACCTGTTGCGCGCGGGCTGGGACTATGGGGACAAGGTGCGCATCAAGGGACTTGGCATCTTCACCATCGAGGACACCATGCACCAGCGCTACCGGCGCACCATCGACGTGGCCGTACCCAATCTGGCCGCGGCCCAAAAAATAGGGAAACTCCGGAATATCGAAGTGACGCTGCTGGAAAGCGAGGCACGCGACGCGGATAGTTAA
- a CDS encoding VOC family protein, whose product MPVTRAAPKLMVEDVARSVAFYREVLGFDFVCGVTEDTRQVVDQWPAPGRLALAEVRCGQARLIFQSRASLTAELPRLGEAKIGGSVVIVLTCDDLDALYERVSERTPFIKAPHVTFYGARECSLQDVNGYVLTFSDDAEQDH is encoded by the coding sequence ATGCCTGTCACCCGCGCCGCGCCGAAGCTTATGGTCGAGGATGTCGCCCGCTCCGTGGCCTTTTACCGGGAGGTCCTGGGCTTCGACTTCGTCTGCGGCGTCACCGAGGACACCCGGCAGGTCGTCGACCAGTGGCCCGCGCCCGGCCGACTCGCCCTGGCCGAGGTCCGTTGCGGCCAGGCCCGCCTGATCTTCCAGTCCCGGGCCTCCCTGACCGCCGAGCTGCCCCGGCTGGGCGAGGCCAAAATCGGGGGGTCGGTGGTGATCGTGCTCACCTGCGACGACCTCGATGCCCTTTACGAGCGGGTCAGCGAACGAACCCCATTTATAAAGGCCCCCCACGTCACCTTTTACGGCGCGCGCGAGTGCAGCCTCCAAGACGTCAACGGCTACGTCCTCACCTTTTCCGACGACGCCGAGCAAGACCACTAA
- the hemL gene encoding glutamate-1-semialdehyde 2,1-aminomutase codes for MTDSATLFEKARKLIPGGVNSPVRACRSVGCDPLFIASAAGSKVTTVEGREMIDYVMSWGPMLLGHCHPDVTAAIHAAADKGASYGAPCPDEVGLAQAVVEAVPGIEMVRMVNSGTEATMSAVRLARGVTGRSKIVKFEGCYHGHSDAFLAAAGSGLATFCIPGTPGVPADTVRHTLLAPYNDLDAVKALFKTNNDIACVIVEPVAGNMGLVPPAPGFLEGLREVTAQNGALLIFDEVISGFRMAYGGAQSVFDIDPDLTCLGKIIGGGLPVGAYGGKRHIMERIAPCGEVYQAGTLSGNPLAMAAGLATLKTLKNADYAGLAGRTKAFAEELAAILRDKGAPVWLNQAGSLFTLFFCEGPVTNFEDAKKSDTARFAAYYQQMRAAGVFLAPSAFECVFTSFSHTEDDFARTLDAARSVKF; via the coding sequence ATGACCGATTCCGCTACCCTGTTCGAAAAAGCCCGGAAACTCATTCCCGGCGGCGTCAACAGCCCCGTTCGGGCCTGCCGCAGCGTCGGCTGCGATCCGCTCTTCATCGCCTCGGCCGCGGGGTCGAAAGTGACCACCGTCGAAGGCCGGGAAATGATCGACTACGTCATGTCCTGGGGCCCCATGCTCCTTGGCCACTGCCATCCCGACGTGACCGCCGCCATCCACGCCGCCGCCGACAAGGGGGCCAGCTACGGCGCTCCCTGCCCGGACGAGGTCGGGCTGGCCCAGGCCGTGGTCGAGGCCGTGCCCGGCATCGAAATGGTGCGCATGGTCAACTCCGGCACCGAAGCCACCATGAGCGCCGTGCGCCTCGCCCGGGGCGTTACCGGCCGGTCCAAGATCGTGAAGTTCGAGGGCTGCTACCACGGCCACTCCGACGCCTTCCTGGCCGCCGCCGGCTCGGGGCTGGCCACCTTCTGCATCCCCGGCACCCCCGGCGTTCCGGCCGACACCGTGCGCCATACCCTGCTTGCGCCCTACAACGACCTGGACGCCGTCAAGGCCCTTTTCAAGACCAATAACGACATCGCCTGCGTCATCGTCGAGCCCGTGGCCGGCAACATGGGCCTCGTGCCCCCGGCCCCCGGCTTCCTGGAAGGACTGCGCGAGGTGACCGCCCAAAACGGCGCGTTGCTTATTTTCGACGAGGTCATAAGCGGCTTCCGCATGGCCTACGGCGGCGCGCAAAGCGTCTTCGACATCGACCCGGACCTCACCTGCCTGGGCAAGATCATCGGCGGCGGCCTGCCCGTGGGAGCCTACGGCGGCAAGCGCCACATCATGGAGCGCATCGCGCCCTGCGGCGAGGTCTATCAGGCCGGCACGCTGTCCGGAAATCCGCTGGCCATGGCCGCCGGCCTGGCCACCCTCAAAACGCTCAAAAACGCCGACTACGCCGGCCTTGCCGGGCGCACCAAGGCCTTTGCCGAAGAGCTGGCCGCAATCCTGCGGGACAAGGGCGCGCCGGTGTGGCTCAACCAGGCGGGATCGCTTTTCACGCTCTTTTTCTGCGAAGGCCCGGTCACCAACTTCGAAGACGCCAAAAAAAGCGACACCGCACGCTTCGCCGCCTACTACCAGCAGATGCGTGCGGCCGGGGTATTTCTCGCCCCCTCGGCCTTCGAATGCGTCTTCACCTCGTTTTCCCATACCGAAGACGACTTCGCCCGCACCCTCGATGCTGCCCGTAGCGTGAAGTTTTAG
- a CDS encoding HlyD family type I secretion periplasmic adaptor subunit produces the protein MILPWKRKQAAPPAIPGAPMPPAARFAAFQPDALEIMAAPTPARYRLTLYLLLAFVLCALLFACLAKVDRIVAAPGKLVSSRRNVTVAALESAVIRQIYVSAGQSVAKGDPLVALDPTLAQAGLVEREKDWQSLAAKVWRLTCETGGSCKPPAGLTEAELALERGLLLARRQEHAAKAEALLRQVRELAAKLATNAAESAKNRKQIALARDLEKMYGDIYKQGASSKVEYMKAQSSRIDAEGQLTKLTSEAAELRESLARAQAQARDFESNWQAEAAKDLAEASRSLASAGQEKRKAEHLREQVILRAPEDGLVLDVAAKAAGAVAGQGETLLTIVPRGDDLVAEAEVAAQDIGRVRIGDQVRLKFEAFPFQRHGTATGVVRTISPDAFEKQTQEGQRLVYRVRAAITQAALSNVPPDFHLFPGMTVTAEIKVGRRRVITYLLYPLIRSFDESLREP, from the coding sequence GTGATCCTGCCGTGGAAGCGTAAACAGGCCGCTCCGCCGGCCATTCCCGGCGCCCCCATGCCGCCGGCCGCCCGTTTCGCCGCCTTTCAGCCCGACGCCCTGGAAATCATGGCCGCGCCCACTCCGGCGCGCTACCGCCTGACCCTCTATCTGCTGCTCGCCTTCGTCCTTTGCGCCTTGCTGTTCGCCTGCCTGGCCAAGGTGGACCGCATCGTGGCCGCGCCGGGAAAACTCGTTTCCTCCAGGCGCAACGTCACCGTGGCCGCCCTGGAAAGCGCCGTCATCCGCCAGATCTACGTCTCGGCCGGACAGTCCGTGGCCAAGGGCGACCCGCTGGTGGCCCTGGACCCCACGCTGGCCCAGGCCGGACTGGTGGAGCGCGAAAAGGACTGGCAAAGCCTGGCCGCCAAGGTCTGGCGACTGACCTGCGAGACCGGCGGCAGCTGCAAGCCGCCGGCCGGCCTGACCGAAGCCGAGCTGGCCCTGGAACGCGGCCTGCTGTTGGCCCGCCGCCAGGAACACGCCGCCAAGGCCGAAGCCCTGCTCCGGCAGGTCCGGGAACTTGCGGCCAAGCTGGCCACCAACGCCGCCGAGTCCGCCAAGAACAGGAAACAGATCGCCCTGGCCCGCGACCTGGAGAAGATGTACGGCGACATCTACAAGCAGGGCGCAAGTTCCAAGGTCGAATACATGAAGGCCCAAAGCAGCCGTATCGACGCCGAGGGCCAGTTGACCAAACTGACCAGCGAAGCCGCCGAGCTGCGCGAATCCCTGGCCCGGGCCCAGGCCCAGGCGCGCGATTTCGAAAGCAACTGGCAGGCCGAGGCAGCCAAGGATCTGGCCGAAGCCAGCCGCTCCCTGGCCTCTGCCGGGCAGGAAAAGCGCAAGGCCGAACACCTGCGCGAACAGGTCATCCTGCGCGCCCCCGAAGACGGTCTCGTCCTGGACGTCGCCGCCAAGGCCGCCGGGGCCGTGGCCGGGCAGGGCGAAACGCTCCTCACCATCGTCCCGCGCGGCGACGACCTCGTGGCCGAGGCCGAAGTGGCCGCCCAGGATATCGGCCGCGTGCGCATCGGCGACCAGGTGCGGCTCAAATTCGAGGCCTTCCCCTTCCAGCGCCACGGCACGGCCACGGGCGTGGTGCGCACCATCAGCCCCGACGCCTTCGAAAAGCAGACCCAGGAAGGCCAACGCCTCGTCTACCGCGTGCGCGCCGCCATCACCCAGGCCGCGCTCAGCAACGTGCCCCCGGATTTCCACCTCTTCCCCGGCATGACCGTCACCGCCGAGATCAAGGTCGGCCGACGCCGCGTCATCACCTACCTGCTCTATCCGCTGATCCGCTCGTTCGACGAGAGCCTGCGCGAACCCTAA
- a CDS encoding histone deacetylase, whose amino-acid sequence MLKAKNTLGIVFFPAFDWAISPTHPERQERLLYTQDQLREEGVFDIPGITELKPDLATAADVARTHFCFPDVASVTTTSHMISAGGAMRAARTVLDKEAKKAFALVRPPGHHAMKVVHGARGFCNINIEAVMVEWLRETYGPLRVAIVDTDCHHGDGTQDVYWNDPDTLFISLHQDGRTLYPGTGYPYEMGGPGALGKTVNIPLPPGTSDEGFLFAVREVVLPLLAEFKPDLVINSAGQDNHFSDPITDMAFSAQGYARLTELLGADIAVLEGGYAIQGALPYVNLGLVLSMAGLDYSHVREPNFDPEAIRQPAKVTAYIEEVCRDILALTRNPKPPKGETAHGWFSRRKTLYYDTDAITEYQTESVRLCDHCRGVVKYETESTRNPLCLGVEAPIGACEKCVEEAYRIYEAGQIKGEYRHLQLIDRVGKHYASYTG is encoded by the coding sequence ATGCTGAAGGCCAAAAACACGCTCGGCATCGTCTTTTTCCCGGCCTTCGACTGGGCCATCTCCCCCACCCATCCCGAACGCCAGGAACGCCTGCTCTACACCCAGGACCAGCTGCGCGAGGAAGGCGTCTTCGACATCCCCGGCATCACCGAGCTCAAGCCCGACCTGGCCACGGCCGCCGATGTCGCCCGCACCCACTTCTGCTTCCCCGATGTCGCCTCCGTCACCACCACCTCGCACATGATTTCAGCCGGCGGGGCCATGCGCGCCGCCCGCACCGTGCTCGACAAGGAGGCCAAAAAAGCCTTCGCCCTGGTGCGCCCCCCCGGCCACCACGCCATGAAGGTGGTCCACGGCGCGCGCGGCTTTTGCAACATCAACATCGAAGCCGTCATGGTCGAATGGCTGCGCGAAACCTACGGCCCCCTGCGCGTGGCCATCGTGGACACCGACTGCCACCACGGCGACGGCACCCAGGACGTCTACTGGAACGACCCGGATACGCTCTTCATCTCCCTGCACCAGGACGGCCGCACCCTCTACCCCGGCACCGGCTACCCCTACGAAATGGGCGGTCCCGGGGCGCTCGGCAAAACCGTCAACATCCCGCTTCCCCCCGGCACCTCGGACGAAGGCTTCCTCTTTGCCGTGCGCGAAGTGGTCCTGCCCCTTCTGGCCGAGTTCAAGCCCGACCTCGTCATCAACTCCGCCGGCCAGGACAACCACTTCTCCGACCCCATCACCGACATGGCCTTTTCCGCCCAGGGCTACGCCAGGCTGACCGAACTTCTCGGCGCGGACATCGCCGTGCTCGAAGGCGGCTACGCCATCCAGGGCGCGCTGCCCTACGTCAACCTGGGGCTCGTGCTGTCCATGGCCGGCCTCGACTACTCCCACGTGCGCGAACCGAACTTCGACCCCGAAGCCATCCGCCAGCCGGCCAAGGTCACGGCCTACATCGAGGAAGTCTGCCGCGACATCCTCGCCCTGACCCGCAACCCCAAGCCCCCCAAGGGCGAAACCGCCCATGGCTGGTTTTCGCGCCGCAAGACGCTGTATTACGATACGGACGCCATAACGGAATACCAAACCGAATCCGTGCGGCTGTGCGACCACTGCCGGGGCGTGGTCAAATACGAGACGGAATCCACCCGCAACCCGCTGTGCCTGGGCGTCGAAGCGCCCATCGGCGCCTGCGAGAAATGCGTGGAAGAAGCCTACCGCATCTACGAAGCCGGACAGATCAAAGGCGAATACCGCCACCTGCAACTCATCGACCGCGTCGGCAAGCACTACGCCAGCTACACGGGCTAG
- a CDS encoding hydantoinase/oxoprolinase family protein — protein MLCGIDVGGTHTDAVLIGPEGIVACAKLRTNHDDLLASVREALSSIVAVAGPRAITRLNLSTTLSTNAIIEGTADPVGMLVSGGPGIDPEAYRLGDHYFVLPGAIDHRGRETAPLDMAAVDAAVAACRAAGLSVHAAVTKFSTRHPEQELALRDRLAGASEFVSLGHSFSGRLGFGRRIATAYCNSAVWRLYNRFCDAVEQSVAELGLSPDIINVLKADGGTMPLGVSRGLPVQSILSGPAASVMGIIAVCDIAEDSVILDIGGTTTDIAVFAAGAPLVENEGIAIAGRPTLVRALRTRSIGVGGDSAITVDREAVRVGPRRLGPPMALGGPAPTLVDALNIQNVIALGDPRASFRGLAAAGEAVGMEPDEVADAAIISAVNHIRSEVAAFVREINDRPVYTIFELLEGRRVAPSRVYVMGGPALALSGLLQDAFSEKVVVPESFAVANAIGAALARPTFSVELFADTAAGRLTIPSLGLSRAVADNYSPAAAEGEAASKLREYLESLGADLTETPVETVELSSFPMVEGQTQVGHNIRVACQVRPGVLAAYKKAVSQSC, from the coding sequence ATGCTTTGCGGCATCGACGTCGGCGGCACCCATACGGACGCGGTCCTGATCGGGCCGGAAGGCATCGTGGCCTGCGCCAAACTGCGCACCAACCACGACGACCTGCTTGCCTCCGTGCGTGAGGCCCTTTCCAGCATTGTGGCCGTGGCCGGGCCGAGGGCCATCACCCGGCTCAATTTGTCCACCACCCTTTCCACCAACGCCATCATCGAAGGCACGGCCGATCCGGTGGGCATGCTGGTCTCCGGCGGCCCGGGCATCGACCCCGAGGCCTACCGCCTGGGCGACCACTATTTCGTCCTGCCCGGGGCCATCGACCACCGTGGGCGGGAAACAGCCCCCCTCGACATGGCCGCCGTCGATGCCGCCGTGGCCGCCTGCCGCGCCGCCGGGCTTAGCGTCCACGCCGCCGTGACCAAGTTCTCCACCCGCCATCCCGAACAGGAACTGGCTCTTCGCGACCGACTCGCCGGCGCGTCCGAGTTCGTGTCCCTGGGCCATTCCTTTTCCGGCCGGCTGGGCTTTGGCCGGCGCATCGCCACCGCCTATTGCAACAGCGCCGTGTGGCGTCTCTACAACCGCTTTTGCGATGCCGTGGAACAGTCCGTCGCCGAGCTCGGCCTGTCCCCGGACATCATCAACGTGCTCAAGGCCGACGGCGGCACCATGCCGCTCGGCGTCTCGCGCGGCCTGCCCGTCCAGTCGATCCTATCCGGCCCAGCCGCCTCGGTCATGGGGATCATCGCCGTGTGCGACATCGCCGAGGATTCCGTCATCCTCGATATCGGCGGCACCACCACCGACATTGCGGTGTTCGCCGCCGGCGCGCCCCTGGTCGAAAACGAGGGCATCGCCATCGCCGGCCGGCCGACCCTGGTCCGGGCGCTGCGCACCCGGTCCATCGGCGTGGGGGGCGACTCGGCCATTACCGTCGACCGCGAGGCCGTGCGCGTCGGCCCAAGACGCCTCGGCCCGCCCATGGCCCTGGGCGGCCCCGCCCCGACCCTGGTCGATGCGCTCAATATCCAAAACGTCATCGCCCTGGGCGATCCCCGCGCCTCGTTCCGAGGCCTGGCCGCCGCCGGCGAAGCCGTCGGCATGGAGCCCGACGAGGTGGCCGATGCCGCGATCATAAGCGCCGTCAACCACATCCGCTCCGAAGTGGCGGCCTTTGTGCGCGAAATAAACGACCGTCCGGTCTACACCATCTTCGAGCTGCTCGAAGGCCGGCGCGTGGCCCCAAGCCGCGTCTACGTCATGGGCGGCCCGGCCCTGGCCCTGTCCGGCCTGCTCCAGGACGCGTTTTCCGAGAAGGTGGTGGTGCCCGAGAGCTTTGCCGTGGCCAACGCCATCGGCGCGGCCCTGGCCCGGCCGACGTTTTCCGTGGAGCTTTTCGCCGATACCGCCGCCGGACGCCTGACCATCCCCTCGCTTGGCCTTTCCCGCGCCGTGGCCGACAACTACAGCCCGGCGGCGGCCGAGGGCGAGGCCGCTTCGAAGCTGCGCGAATACCTGGAGAGCCTCGGCGCGGACCTCACCGAAACGCCGGTGGAGACGGTCGAGTTGTCCTCCTTCCCCATGGTCGAAGGGCAAACCCAGGTCGGGCACAACATCCGGGTGGCCTGCCAGGTGCGGCCAGGTGTGCTGGCCGCGTACAAAAAGGCGGTGTCCCAGTCATGCTGA